In Desulfobacter hydrogenophilus, the genomic stretch AACCTTCCCATGCCCTGACACCTGATGCCCGGGCCCGGATCGGGCTTTTATTTGAAGGCCATGTGGCCTATGAATTCCTGTCTATCTGTCAAATTGAAAAATTTTACGCTCCATTTTATCCTGACTGGGATACCGGTATCTACTACCGGATGGTCGACAAATTAAATCTTCGCCCCAATCATCTTATCCGACAGATGTCCTGCGGCCAGCGTTCCCAGGTGGTATTAGGACTTTTAATGGCTCAGCAGCCGGAACTGCTGCTGCTCGATGACTATTCCATCGGGCTTGATGCCGGATACCGAAGACTTTTTCTGGACGAAATGCGTGAATATTCAGGCCAAGGGAACCGCACGGTATTTTTAACCTCCCATGTGATACAGGATATGGAAGATTTTGTGGATGAAGTGATCTTCCTTGAACGCGGCGGCCGCTTGATGGTCACCTCCCTAGAACAGTTCAAAAATAGTTTTACCTGCTTCAGGCTGCCGGTTTCCACAAACAATGATACCCCCGGTATCTCCCAAAGCATAACCCGGGAACAGATGCTGAGCGCCTGCCCCATGCTGAAAAATATTGAAATCCATCATGATCACTGGGATCTGTTTACCTTTTCATCCGGCCGGAAACTTGCCGACGCGCTCAATCATATCAACATGCCCGGCAATCTTCTTGAACCGGTAGACTTAAGCCTTGAAGATGCATTTATCGGATATACGGGGAGATACTGATGATCCAGGCTATTTTCAGAAAAGAATTTTTTAAAATCAGAGTGTTAACTCTTCTTACGCTGATCGTCCACATCTGCATTCTTTTGTATATCTATGTTTCCACACGCAGGCTGTTTATCCTGGATCATCCGGAGGTGGTCTGGTACCGGGTACTTCACCTGGGCCAGATTTATTATGGCACTTTAAAATATATTCCGCTTTTATCTGGTATTCTGATCGCCTGTTTTCAGTTTCTTCCGGAAATGTGGGGGGAGCGGTTCCGCCTTTCCCTTCATCTGCCCGTGTCCCCGGCGCTTGTGGCTCTGTCCCATCTTCTGGTGGGGATGACCGTTTATTGCGCATTGGCTCTGATCGATCTTTGGGGGCTTGGTCTGATTATGGGCCTGTTCTTTCCCTGGCAGGGTATAAAAATAAGTCTGTTAACCGCCCTGCCCTGGGCCATGGCCGGGGCTGCAGCCTATCTTGGCATGGCCCTGGCCATGCTTGAACCCGATTTTCGGCTCAAAGCGGTCAACCTGATCATTACGGCCGGTGTGACAGGGCTTTACCTGCAAAATGTTGATCCCGGAGCATACGGCCCAAGCCTGGTGCTACTCATTGTGCCCCTAATATTACTGATGCCGGCTGTGCTTTTACCGGTATTCAGATTTCGCTACAGAAGGGTGGGATAATGAATCGCAATGCACTGGCTGTTTATTGTATTCTGGTCATACTGGTGTCCGCTGTGTATCTGCCCATACTTTATGACAAAATTTTTATTGATGATGTTGAAAAAACACACCTGTTTTTGAGCCCTGTGAGCCAGGATTTTATTTTAATGGAAAAAATTGTGGGAAAAGTGCCCGACGCTGCTAGAGGCTTTGCCTTTGACCACCACAGCAACCTTGCCTATATGAAAGCGGACGGCACCTACGTGCCCCGCAAGGCATTTGAACGGCATCTGCCCTTTATTTATTATAAAAATATGGAAATCATAGGGGTTTTACCCATCACTTTAAACGGGCAGACATTTGATAAAAAAACGATCAAGGCCCAGCGCCGGGTTCTGGAGATTAAGGCCAGGGACTTGGCTGACAGATATCCGGAAGTACCCTTCTATCCCCTGCTGGAATCCAACCCTGGTCAGGCCAGGCTTGTCTTTCCCGAAAACCGGTTTCGCATGACAGACAGTGATATGGAGTTTATCAATGCCGATGCCAATATTGTGGATACGGGGCTCACCGAAATGTACACCCATGCCCTTGAAAAAAAGGGATTTGTATTTCCTGCCCGGTCTGTGAACGGAAAATTTACCGTACTTAAACCCTTTGACGAAGGCGTGTTTCTTGTGGATCACAATTTTCATGTGTTTCATGTCAAACGGGTGGATGATAAACCTTCGATTGCTAAAACGCCTATTTCAACGGACTTGAAAATCCGGGCCATCAAGGTGTCGGAAAACAAACAGAAAAAATACTATGGTATGGCGCTTTCCGGGGACGGACGCATCTTTCTTTTAGGGTATAACAACTACGGGTTGACCCCTGTCCCCCTGGCAGATTATGACCCGGACCGCATGGATTTAAAGTTGATTTTCAATCCTTTATACTGCACGGCAATTTATTCCGATGACACCATCATCCGGGCCGTGGCCATGGATAAAAATTTTGTACCCATTAAAACCTTTGTCCACACCATGTCCCGGGCAACAATGACTGGTGCAGGAAAGGCCAGGGATCTGCTCTTTCCCTTTACCCTGAAACTTGGCACAACTTCAAGCTGCGGATATGTAACGGCCCGGGCCGTGCCCGGCACCATCTGGTCTCTGGCCGGCATGGGCATATGTGTGCTGCTCTTTACCGGCGGTACAAAAACAGCTACTGGTCAATGGCCCGGTAGGTTACGAATAATCACTGTGGCCTTTACAGGCCTTTACGGACTGATTGCCATGATTATCGCTGGGGTCAGTGAATAGGAGAAAAATAATGATTGGAAACCTTATTGTCGTTTTAATTGTATTTTGTGCGGTTTTTTACCTGTACCGGCACTGGAAAAAAATAAGTGATCCTGATTCCCCCTCATGTGGCGGATGCGGTGGATGCCAGGGCAGTAAACCAAACAACCGGAACACTATTTTCAAATCCATGGAAGATGCAGAAAAAAAAGAGGAATAAATGACACAATACATCAACGCCCATTTTCGTCTATCACACAAGTTTCTACTTTTTCTGGTCCCGGCACTGATCTGTTTTACGGCGGCCAGTGCATTGGCCCACACCCTTTATATCCAGCCCACCCGTTTTATGGCCGATAAAGGCAAATCCATCCCCTTCTTTTTCTGTTACGGCCACTTCATCCCTGTGGCGGATGGTATCCGTGGCAAAAAACTGAACAAGGTCCAGGTCATTGCACCTGACGGCCAGGCCCAAACCGTCGCGATTATGGACGGCAAAGGGCTGCATTCACACATGGTGGAATACAATGCCCCCGGTATCTGGGGTCTGACCGCTGAAACGACACCCGGGTATTACACCTTTTATAAGGATAAGAACGGCAAAGAACGGCATGCCATCAAATCCATTGACAAGATCAAAAACCGGCTGGGTGAAGTAATTAAAAGCTATTATTCCAAGCAATATGCCAAAACCTATGTTAGATGCGAGACCCCCACAGAGCCTTTCCCGGCCAACCTGGGCCTGCCCCTGGAATTGATACCTGTACAGAATCTATTTAAATTGAAACCAGGGAGCACGCTGGAACTTGATGTGTACCTGGACGGCAAACCCTATACAGGTAAGGGAACATGGGATGCAACTTACATGGGATTCTCCACCCAGTCGGAGGACAATTTTTACCCGCAGACACCAGTTGAGGGGTCAAGGGTTTCCATTTCCCTGCCCAACCCAGGCAGATGGTTTATCCGTTATTTTATTAAAGTGGATGCCCCTGAACAGGATAAAGACAAATATCTTCAGATGAAGCTGACCACCTCTTTGACATTACAAATTGATAATGAACGCAAAACAGCCAAACCCAAATCCCATTAAATCAGACGCCTGAATATTCATGCCTAACCGCACCGGCACAAGCCGGTCCCTGGTTCCGGGTGCCTTTTTATCCCATTTGCCGCATCCGGAACCAGTTAGGGTTTGATACACGCCTTTGCCAAAACATATTGACGCTATCACCCGGCTACATTATTCTGATCACGCTTCAAGCGGAAGCGGCCCCTGTCTTTATTTTACCGCTTTCGATATCAAAGGATTTGGTTCATGCAAAAACGCTTTTTATTTCTGTCAGACATCCCCTGGCCGGGCCTCTGTCTGATTTTCATTTTTATAACGCTGTTCACAGGCTGCAAAGCCGTGGGACCAGACTACAAACCGCCGGATCTTTTCCCTGAAGGGTCCTGGCATGCTCCCATGCAAAAGGGGGTGACCCAAGCACCGGCAGCCTCTGAAGAGCTGGCGCAATGGTGGACGGTACTCGATGACCCGGTGCTCACGGATCTGATTTCCCGTGCGGTTCAAAACAACCTGGATGTGAAACTGGCCCTGGCGCGCATTCGCCAGTACCGGCTGCTTAAGGGAATTGAAGAGGCCGATAGACTGCCCACCGTTAATGCCTCGGGCGGGGCGTCCTGGACCGGTACCAGCAATGAGGACGGTACCGGCACGGTTTTGAAAACCTATAGCGCCGGACTGGATGCAAGCTGGGAAATTGACCTGTTCGGCCGGATCCAGCGATCCATTGAAGCCGCGGACGCAAGTCTTTCAGCCCAGCAAGAGGCGCTGCGGGATACTCTGATCAGTCTTGTTGGAGATCTTGCCGACAGTTACATTGATGTACGCACAGCCCAGATACGCCTGGATGTGGTCCGGCAGAACATTGACTCCCAGACCGAATCCTTCCAGCTCACCCAGTGGCAGTACCAGGCTGGCCTGACCGATGAACTGGATGTCCACCAGGCCCGGTACAGCCTGGAAAGTGCCAAAGCCCAGATTCCGGCCCTTGAATCCGTCCTGTCCGAGGCCATGAACCGGGTGGCTGTGCTCTCGGGTCTTGCCCCCGGCACCCTGCACAAAAGCTTGGCATCCCCCACCCCCTTGCCCACCCTGCCGGGAACCATTGCCGTAGGACTTCCCGCAGATGCCCTGCGAAGGCGGCCCGATATCAGAGAGGCTGAATACGAACTCATTGCCCAGACCGCCCAGGTGGGGGTGGCTACGGCAGATCTTTATCCTGAACTGACCCTGTCCGGTTCCATTGGTATGGATGCTTTAAGCCCTGCCGAACTCTTTGACAATATTTTAGATCCATCCCACTGGGCCCGGTCCCTGGCCGCAAGCCTGTCCCACACCCTGTTTGACGCCGGCAGTATCCGTAAAAATATCGAGGTTCAGAATTCTTTGCAGGAACAGGCCCTGATCCAGTACGAATCTGCCATTCTGTCAGCCCTGGAAGAGGTGGAAAATGCCCTGCTGGCCTACGCCAAGGAGCAGACCCGGCTGGAACACCTGACCATTGCCGCCGAACAGGCCTTGGCCGCCGAAGACCTGGCAAAAAAGAAATACGAATCCGGCCTGATTGATTTCAACACAGTGCTGACATCCCAGCAGACCGTGTTATCCTATCAAAGTGATCTTGCCACAAGCCGGGGGACCTGTGTCTCCAATCTGATCACCCTTTACAAGGTCCTTGGCGGGGGCTGGACCCCGGTGGAATCTGATGCCCCAACAGGCGAACAAAACGAATCTGAAACACAACCAACCCCCTAACATCTTTGGAGTTCCCATGGATTTAACTGATGATATCAAGGCCACATTAAACGCCGGCTCCCGGAAAAAAAGCAAAAAGCGCATTTTCATAATTATCTTGATTCTGATTCTTGTCGCCGCAGGGACGTATTTTTTTCTGCTGTCCAAAGGCCCGCCAAGCGGCGGACCAGATGCTGGCATGTCTTTTAAGACGGCACCGGCCGCTGTCACCGATATTCACGTAACCGTGTCTGCCACAGGCACCCTGGAACCCACCAACGAGGTGGAGGTGGGCAGTGAGTTATCCGGCACCATCCAGGAGGTGTTCGTGGATTACAACGACCAGGTCACCGAAGGCCAGGTCCTGGCCCGGCTGGATATCACGGATCTGCAGGCCCAGGTGCGTAAAAGCAAGGCGTCTCTGGCTGCAGCCCGGGCATCGGTGC encodes the following:
- a CDS encoding DUF4198 domain-containing protein; translated protein: MTQYINAHFRLSHKFLLFLVPALICFTAASALAHTLYIQPTRFMADKGKSIPFFFCYGHFIPVADGIRGKKLNKVQVIAPDGQAQTVAIMDGKGLHSHMVEYNAPGIWGLTAETTPGYYTFYKDKNGKERHAIKSIDKIKNRLGEVIKSYYSKQYAKTYVRCETPTEPFPANLGLPLELIPVQNLFKLKPGSTLELDVYLDGKPYTGKGTWDATYMGFSTQSEDNFYPQTPVEGSRVSISLPNPGRWFIRYFIKVDAPEQDKDKYLQMKLTTSLTLQIDNERKTAKPKSH
- a CDS encoding ABC transporter ATP-binding protein, with translation MPPVIHVDHLCHRYGNRYIYKDLNFSISPGKIYGLLGKNGVGKTTLIKILMGFLRPVSGTCKVFNEPSHALTPDARARIGLLFEGHVAYEFLSICQIEKFYAPFYPDWDTGIYYRMVDKLNLRPNHLIRQMSCGQRSQVVLGLLMAQQPELLLLDDYSIGLDAGYRRLFLDEMREYSGQGNRTVFLTSHVIQDMEDFVDEVIFLERGGRLMVTSLEQFKNSFTCFRLPVSTNNDTPGISQSITREQMLSACPMLKNIEIHHDHWDLFTFSSGRKLADALNHINMPGNLLEPVDLSLEDAFIGYTGRY
- a CDS encoding efflux transporter outer membrane subunit; protein product: MQKRFLFLSDIPWPGLCLIFIFITLFTGCKAVGPDYKPPDLFPEGSWHAPMQKGVTQAPAASEELAQWWTVLDDPVLTDLISRAVQNNLDVKLALARIRQYRLLKGIEEADRLPTVNASGGASWTGTSNEDGTGTVLKTYSAGLDASWEIDLFGRIQRSIEAADASLSAQQEALRDTLISLVGDLADSYIDVRTAQIRLDVVRQNIDSQTESFQLTQWQYQAGLTDELDVHQARYSLESAKAQIPALESVLSEAMNRVAVLSGLAPGTLHKSLASPTPLPTLPGTIAVGLPADALRRRPDIREAEYELIAQTAQVGVATADLYPELTLSGSIGMDALSPAELFDNILDPSHWARSLAASLSHTLFDAGSIRKNIEVQNSLQEQALIQYESAILSALEEVENALLAYAKEQTRLEHLTIAAEQALAAEDLAKKKYESGLIDFNTVLTSQQTVLSYQSDLATSRGTCVSNLITLYKVLGGGWTPVESDAPTGEQNESETQPTP
- a CDS encoding FeoB-associated Cys-rich membrane protein produces the protein MIGNLIVVLIVFCAVFYLYRHWKKISDPDSPSCGGCGGCQGSKPNNRNTIFKSMEDAEKKEE
- a CDS encoding DUF4857 domain-containing protein yields the protein MNRNALAVYCILVILVSAVYLPILYDKIFIDDVEKTHLFLSPVSQDFILMEKIVGKVPDAARGFAFDHHSNLAYMKADGTYVPRKAFERHLPFIYYKNMEIIGVLPITLNGQTFDKKTIKAQRRVLEIKARDLADRYPEVPFYPLLESNPGQARLVFPENRFRMTDSDMEFINADANIVDTGLTEMYTHALEKKGFVFPARSVNGKFTVLKPFDEGVFLVDHNFHVFHVKRVDDKPSIAKTPISTDLKIRAIKVSENKQKKYYGMALSGDGRIFLLGYNNYGLTPVPLADYDPDRMDLKLIFNPLYCTAIYSDDTIIRAVAMDKNFVPIKTFVHTMSRATMTGAGKARDLLFPFTLKLGTTSSCGYVTARAVPGTIWSLAGMGICVLLFTGGTKTATGQWPGRLRIITVAFTGLYGLIAMIIAGVSE